The DNA segment TCACGTCCACCATCGCAACGGCAATGGCGCCTTGCGCCCGCTGCTGATTGCTTTCCTGCTCACACTGGGTTTCTCCTTTGTGGAATTGGTGGGAGGCTGGCTGTCCGGTTCCCTTGCACTGCTCAGTGATGCCGGACATATGCTCACGGATGCTTTTGCTCTGGCGCTCGGGGCTGTCGCTGCGGCGCTGGCAAAAAAACCGGCGGATCGCGATCTGTCTTTTGGCTGGGGCCGGGCGGAGGTGTTGGCGGCGGTGATCAACGGTGTGATTATGCTGCTGATCGTCGCTGGTATTTCCTTTGCCGCGATTGACCGGCTGCGCAACCCACAGCCGGTGCAGGGCGCTACAGTGATGCTGATTGCTGCTATCGGGCTGCTGGTCAATGTCCTGGCAGCCTGGACACTCTACCGGGGTGAGCGCACAATCAATATCCGCGGGGCTCTGCTGCATGTCATGGGGGATTTGCTGGGCTCGATGGCTGCGCTGGTCTCCGGTGCGGTGATCTACCTGAGCGGCTGGTTACCCATTGATCCGTTACTGTCCCTGTTGATCTGCCTGCTAATCCTGATTTCCTGTGTGCGCTTGCTGCGCGATGCGGTCGATGTATTGATGGAGCGGGTACCGCGGGAGCTGAGTCTGCCGGTGGTGGGTGAGACTCTGGCGCAGGTCAGCGGAGTGCGCTCCGTGCACGATCTGCATATCTGGCGGTTGGATTCCAGTACCGTTTCGCTTTCAGCACATATTGTGGTGGACGACCTGTCGGCCTGGTCGGCGGTGCTGGAGCGCCTGCGGGAAACCCTGATCAAGCGCTTTGGTATCGAGCATATTACCCTGCAACCGGAACCGATTGATCAGGTCGGGCCCGTGATTATCGACAGGGTCAGCACACCCTGATACCGGGTTCAATCTTCATCGTTGAGGGATTCCGGGACCGTCTCAGTGGGGAATGTGTGTGCCGGTTTGACTACCCCGGCCTGCTCGGCTGCGGGGGCCTCTGTGACCACTTTCTGAGGTTTGCTGATCTGTTCTTCCGGCGCCTGGATACCGATATGGTAGGCCGCGAAACCGGGCTGTACCACCTGGTTCAACGCCATACCGAGAATACGCCCGTTGTGTTCTGAGCGAATTTCGGTGCGCACATTGGTAATGGGGTTGGTGACCGTGCCGAGCAGGTCTCCCCGGCCTATAAACTCGCCGAGCTGCACTGCACTGAAGATGATGCCGCCGGTGGTGGCGCGCTGCCAGGTGGAATTGTAATACACCGGCTCCGGGTCACCCCACAGGCGAAATTTGTGCACCATACCCAGTTGGTTCAGGAGGGTGCGGATTCCTTTCACACTGTGGCTGACGGATGGTTCGTCGAGCACCATGGGTGCCCCCGCCTCCAGCGTAACGGTAGGAATGCCCACCTCGACAGCGGCGCGGCGCAGTGTGCCTTTGGCACCGGTACTGTGCAGCACCACGGTGGCACCGAAGCCCTTGGTCATTTGCACGACTTTCGGATTGCTCAGGTCGCCGCGCAGCTGGGGCAGATTGGTTCGATAAAAAGAGCCTGTGTGCAGGTCGACCACGGCATTGCAATGGCTGATCACTTCGTGAAAAAACGAATGGGCGATGCGTGAGGCAGAAGAGCCATGGGGGTCGCCAGGGAAGTGCCTGTTGAGATCGCGACGATCTGTGAGGTAGCGGGAAGCGCGGTGAAAGCCCTGCAGGTTCACGATAGGCACCCCGATAACGGCGCCGCTCAAGTGTTCGGCATTCAGGTCGTACAGCACCCGCCGTACGGTTTCTATACTGTTGAGTTCGTCGCCGTGCACCGCGGCGGTAAGGCACAGTACCGGCCCCGGTCTGGCTCCGTTCACCACCAGTACCGGGGTGGGGCTGTAGACGCCTTCAAAGTGTTGGCTGGGAGACCAGGCCAGGCGGGTAGCGGTTGCCGGGGGTACCTCGGTACCGAGCAGACGCAGGGGCTTGGCGGTTTCCCTGGGTCCTGGTGAGAGGGTTTCCGCTGTGGTGATTTCCTGCACAGGTTGCTCCTGCGCCTCTTGCTTGGCGGTATGTGCGGGCTCCATGTTTGCGATGGGCTGGTCCAGCTGCAGGTTTTCCGCCTGGGGCAGGGGTGTCTGAGAACTGCTGTCCGGACCCGCATCAGGTGGGCGCGGCGTATCACCGCTGGGCACTGGCGGTGCGGGCAGAGTGATGTCCGGCTGCAGGTTTTCCACCTCGGGCACAATCGAATGTTGCGCCGGATCGGTTCCTCCCAGGCCCTGAGAAGCGGTCACCAGCAGGGAGAGGCCCAGCAAGCACTGGATTCTGCTTGGGGAGAGGCGCGGGATCATGGTTTCCTCCGGTCAGTCATTGAGTTTGTACGGCGCCGACGGTAGTGTTTTTGCCCGACACAGGCGCACACTTGGAGCGCGGGCCCGATCAGGATGTTCCCCGCAGTTGAGAAGCCTCCCTGGCGATAGATGGCCTCCGGGCCATGGTGATGGCCCTGCGGCTGGTGTGCCAAAAGCGCATTGCCAGCAGGATTGAGGCGGTGCCGAGGCCGATACAGACCCCGGTCCAGTAGCCATACACTCCCCACAAGTTTTCCCCCAGCCAATAGGCGCTGGAGAGCCCCACCAGCCAGTAGGAGAAAAGCTGGATAAACATGGGCACGCGGGTGTCCTTGTATCCCCGCAGGGCGCCCCAGGTCATGGCCTGGGCGACATCAACCAGTTGGAATGCCGCACAGAGCAACAGCAGATTGGTGGCAACGGCGACAATCTCTGCACTGCTGGTGTAGATCTGTACAAAAACACTGCGCAGGCTGATCAGCAGGACCCCGGTGCCCAGCGCGTAAAGTACTCCAGTACCAATCCCCACCTTGCCCGCAAACAGGGCCCGTTTGGGCCGCCCCTGACCCAGTAACTGGGCAGTGCGGATACTCAGGGCCTGAGCGAGCGCCAGAGCCACCAGATAGAAGATTGAGCCCACGTTCATACCGATCTGGTGGGCGGAGAGGATCGCCGCACCGTATGGTGCCAGCAAAACGGTCAGGCTCGCAAAGAAAGTGACCTCACTGGCGGCACCGACACACACCGGCAATCCCACTGCCAGCAGGTGCAGGAGGGTGGGCCAATGGGGCTTGGAGGGTGTCAATTTGAGTTTAAGCGCACGGTATGCGGGGTCGCTGCAGGCGTGCCAGAACAGCGCCAGGGCAATCAGGCAGCTGAGCGCGGCAGTGGCCCAGCCACAGCCGGCACCACCCATGGCAGGTATCGGGCCGGCGCCAAACACAAAGAGCATATCCAGCGGAATGTTGAGTATCGCTGCGGCGAGGTAGATGCGCATAACCGGGCGCACCTGTCCCATGCCCTCGCAGTAACCGCGCAGGGCTGTGCCCAGGGCGAAGGGCAGGGTGCCGACGGTCAGGGCCAGGATATAGCTTTGTAGTACCTGTCGTACAGGGGCTTCCGTGTCTATCCACTGACTCCAGACCGGTACCGCCAACAGGGCCAGAACCACCAGGAGGCCGCCGACGAATGCGATCCACAGCCCCTGGTGCAGCTGCCGTGCGCAGCCTTTTTCATCCCTCGCACCGCGCAGGTTAGCCACAAGCGGGGATACCGCTGCGAGCAAACCGATCAGGGTCACAGCGCATACCGCCCAGATACTGGCGCCGAGTGCCAGGCCTGCCAGGTCCACTTCCCCGGCGCGACCGGCCACGATGGTATCCACAACACCCATGCTCACAACGGCCAGGTTACTGACCGCCAGGGGCCCACCCAGCGTGGCCAGGTGTGACAGTTCAGTGGAAATGGCGTGTCGATAAAGCTTCAACAAAGAAAAAAACCAGATTTCAGCGCTGTATACCAGTCGAAGATCGAGGGCAATCAGCCAAAGAGTGTGGTATTGGTAAACCGGCTTTGCAAAAGGGCCGCCAGTAGATCGCCGTGGCCAACCAAAAGGCAGTTGACCGCACGGGTCTCCCGTCACCAACTAAAGAACCGGCTATTTTACGGCGAAACCCGGATTTGGCCCAGTGACTATTGGGATCGGTCCGGGCACGACCTGTGGAGCGAGGGTGCTGCAGCTGCAGAATTTGTTCACAATGGCCAGTTTCTGATATCAAGATATCCATTCCTGCAGATGGCAGCAATGAAAGTAACCTTTGCGCTGACCTGCGCGTTTGGGGGTGAAGCCCCTGTGTAACAGATGTTGTGCCCGCTCGACTAAAGTGAACAAATAGACCGAAAGGGAGAGTGAAGATAATGAGTGGTGCGATGAATAGCCTGGGGCGCTGGTATGCTTGCTTCCTGCATTTTGTGCGCAAGATCGACTGGTTGGGCCCACTGGCTTTGCGTATCTATTTGGCGCCGATATTTATTATGGCCGGCCTTAACAAGATGGGCAGTATTGAAGATGTTGCGGCATGGTTTGGCAACCCGGATTGGGGCCTGGGACTGCCCGCCCCGATGTTGATGGCCTGGCTGGCGGCGCTGGTGGAATTCTTTGGTGGTATTGCCATTTTGGTGGGCTTTGGCACCCGTCTGGTGGCGATTCCGCTGATGTTTGTGATGGCGATTGCGGCGCTGACGGCGCATTGGGAAAACGGCTGGTCAGCGCTGCCGGATAAGACCCTGACAGCGCCCTGGGAGTGGCGTGAGGATCTGATCGACGATGCGGTCCTGCGCAAGGAGCGGGTGGTTGCACTGTTGAAGGAACACGGCAACTACGAATGGCTGGTGGAAGCTGGCAATATCACCATCCTGAAAAACGGTATTGAATTTGCTGCGACCTATTTCATTATGTTGCTGGCATTGCTCTGCAGCGGAGCGGGCCGTTTTTTCAGTATCGATTACTGGCTGTGCCGACGCTATTGCGGGCGGGACCCCAGCTAGAGATGGTATACTCGCCAGCTATTTGAATATTTGAGCGAGTATCTCCCTTGATAGGCAAGCTGTTTCGCCGTTCCACCTCTACTGAGGACAAAAATCCCCCCCGGGGCAAAGAGCGCTCCCGGCGCTCTAACGAGGGTCCGGGATCGCCTGGCAAGGCGCCCGAGCATAAATCCGGCCGGAGCGGGGAGCAGCTTCGCCAAAGCGGTGGCAAGTCGTCCCACAGCAGGGGGCGTCAGCGCAGTCGCAGATCTCAATCTGAACGACTCGCCACCCCCTGGTCACTGGATGCATTCCAGGTTCCGGAGCAGGCGGGCAAGGTTCGCTTCCACGATCTGAATCTGCCCCTGGAGCTGATGCGTGGTATTTACGACCTGGGCTTCCAGTACTGTTCGCCTATTCAGGGGCGGTCTCTGCCACACACCCTCAACGGGCATGACCTGGTGGGCAAGGCGCAGACCGGCACCGGCAAGACCGCGGCTTTCCTGATTACCGTTATCGACGACCTGCTGCGCCACCCCTTTGATGGAGAGCGTTATGCCGGTGAGGCCCGCGCTTTAATCATCGCCCCGACCCGTGAACTGGTGATGCAGATTGCCGATGATGCCAGGGCACTGTGTAAATATACCGGCTTGGAAATCCACACCCTGGTGGGTGGGATGGATTACGACAAGCAGCAGCGCAACCTGAATGAGCGTTTGGTGGATATCCTGGTCGCCACGCCCGGGCGACTGCTGGATTTTGTCGGCAACCGCGACTGCTATCTGGACCAGGTGGAGGTTCTGGTGATCGATGAGGCCGACCGCATGCTGGATATGGGCTTTATTCCCCAGGTGCGTCGTATCGTGCGCCAGACTCCGCGCAAAACCCACCGCCAGACTATGTTCTTTTCTGCGACCTTTACTCCCGAAGTTGATGCTTTGGTTGAACAGTGGACCGATGACCCGGTCTTGGTGGAAATCGAGCCGGAGCGGGTGGCCACCGACTCCGTAGAACAGCACGTGTACTTAGCCGCAAGCGAAGAAAAATATGCCCTTCTGTATAACATACTGCAAAGTGGCGATGTGGATAGCCTGATTGTATTCGCCAACCGCCGAGACCAGTGCCGCCGCCTGCACGAACACCTACTGGCCCACGGTATCTCTGCGGGCCTGCTCTCCGGCGAAGTGGCGCAGAACAAGCGCGTGCGCACCCTGAACGACTTCAAGTCCGGCAAGACCAAAGTGTTGGTGGCCACCGATGTTGCCGGCCGCGGTATCCATATCGACGGCATCAGCCACGTGGTGAATTTCACACTGCCAGAGGAACCGGAGGATTATGTGCACCGTATTGGCCGTACCGGCCGTGCCGGTAAAACGGGTACCTCTATCAGCTTCGCCTGTGAAGATGATGCTATGCGCCTTGAGCCGATAGAACAGTTACTGGGGCAAAAACTGAAATGCGAGGTTCCACCGGAAGCGCTGTTACAAAAGCCCCCTGTGGTTGAAGTCCGCCATGGCGGGGGTGACAGGGGCCATAGAGGCGGCCATGGCGGACGTCGCGGCGGCGGTCGAGGCCGTCCCCGGTAATCCGCCCTTTGACTGCACACAGGGTAACCCGATCCAGCGACACTGCCGAATAATCCAAGCTTCCGGTCCAGGTAGTGTTGAAACTGTGGTGAAAGTATCAGTTTTCACTGTCTCGCTCTTCTTTTCCTTCACGCCGTTTATTTCTGTCCTAGAATCTTACAGTCACTCCCTGTGACTGGGGTAATCACACTATCGGCATTCCGTAGGCTTGAGCGGCTCTCTTCGTATTGGAACCTGCCTTGCATTCGGCTATTTTCCCTTGCAAGTGAAATGACTGGATTTTGGATGCGTACGCTCTATCTCCATATTGGCTTTCACAAAACAGGCTCCAGTTCCCTGCAACTGGCTTTAAAGCACTACGCCGAGCAATTAAAGACTACAGGATTTGAGTTTCTGTCCCTTGGTAAAAAGGGGAATTCCTCTGCTGCCGTTGAGGTTTTTAAGCGCAGTGGGCGCGTGTTTTTCAGGCTGAATCAGCACCTTGACTTGCTGCTGGCAAGCAGTACCGGTGAGAGCACAATCGTTTCTGCCGAGCACCTGTGTTTCTTGCATATGCACAGGGATATAGAGCAGGTCTACGCAGTCTGCTCAAAATATTTTGACGATATCCGTGTCGTTATGTATCTGCGCAGGCAGGATTTGCAGGCCGTTTCCTTTAAAAAACAGTCTGCGCGCGGATGTGTTTCGAACATGAGTTCTTCGAGCAAGCTGTTTGGACACAGTGAAGGTGCTTTTCCCCGGTTAGATGAAAATATTAAAATTTATTATGATTATTTTGCCAAACTGCAACTGTGGGAAAGGGTTTTTGGTAGAACATCACTTACGATCAGGGAGTTCTCCAGTGAGACGCTTAGGGGTGGGGATATTATCAGTGACTTCTCGATGTTTCTAGGGCGGGATCTGGTCATTCCCCCCTGCCGGGTGAATGAGGGTATAGGCCGTAAACAGTTCCTCTTGACCCACAAGCTGCTTGAATTGGGGGTGGCGGAATCTGAGATTAAAAAACTCAAGCCGGTAATGGTCAGTGACAAGACGGTGTTGAAACCTTCTCGCAGTGCTGCAGTGGATTTTTTTATGCAGTTTAAACAATCCAATCAACTGCTCAATGACCACTACCTGCAACATGGTTCCGGCCTGGCATTTAACGGCGATTTCAGCAGTTACCCTGAGCGGGGTAATGACCGCCTGTGCTTACAGGATCTGGCTGCCTGGGTTCCCGAACTGTTTGCTGCTGGGTTGCAGGCGCCGGAGGGGCTGCGGGACACACTGCTTATTGGCCGGATCAGGACACTGTTGATGGAGGGAGTAATAGATGCCGCACTGGCAGGGGAGCTTGAGGGCTTGGCACAGTGCCTGACCCCCACAGCACATATCGCCCAGGTGCGGAAACCATGGTACCGGCTGATCAAGGGAAGAAAGCGCTCCGGGAGATAGATTTTACACGGATTTGACTCAGGTCCATGGCTGGAAACACAAGTGGAAAGCCTGTGTTGAGTGTTTGCAGTGCATCATTGGTGGGCCTGGAAAGCGGGTGGGGGAAGGGATAATCATCCTGCCGCTGTTTTTTCGCAGATAGATCTTTCCCGGCATCGTAGAGGGTCGAATTGCTATGCGACCAATGTCCTTGTGTAAATAGTGAGAGTTTGCTGGGCAATTTTTTCCCAGGTAAATTGTTCTCTTACGGTCTTGAGTCCACAACTTCCCATATCCCTGCTGAGTTCACGGTTGTGCAAAAGTCTCAGAATTGCATTTGTTAGGCCCTCTGATGACCCGGGCCTGGTTAATATCCCGGTGACGCCATCTTGAACAATGTAAGGTGTGCCGCCAACGTCAGACGCGATAAGCGGCAATCCCGACGCCATGGCTTCGAGCCCGGCAATACTCATTCCCTCCATAAAAGAAGGGAGTGAAGAGGCGTCTGCCCCCCTATAGATATCGGACATTTCCCGGTGGCTGACATTTCCTAAAAAGTGAGCATGTCCGGACTTTATTTTATTTTTTAAGATGTCTCTGATCCCGGCGGATTCACTGCCCTCGCCGGCGATGACTAGATGCAAACGGGAATCGTCGATGGCGGCAACAGCCTGGGCAAGGAAGCGTACCCCTTTCACTGGTTCGAGCCGGCAGCCGATAGCGATTATGTAGGCACTCTCGGGAATAGCCAGTCTAGTTCTTAAAGACGATTCACCTGGATGGAAGACGGAGGTGTCAACACCATTGCCAGTGAAAAGGATAGGCTTTTGGTAGCCGGTTTCCTTGGTTTTTTCGATCAGGATCTCACTGACAGCCAGTGTCGCTGAGGCGACCTCCAGCTGTCTCAGCATTTTCCTGCGGGTTTTCTCCCCTCCCTGTGCCCTCTTGATAAATGAAGAGGTGTGGTTGGTAAATATTACCGGGATGGATAATCCCCTGCAGGCATTCAAGGGGCGCATTCCGTGTACGTGAATGATATCTATCTGGTGTGCGCGGACTGTTTGCCGAATACGCCTTCGGAGCAGCCAGTCATACAGTAAATGGCTGTTGGGTAATGTGAGACGCTCTACGCTCACTCCGTCAAAATGGTCACGAAGGGGTATGTTACCGTCTGGTTTTCGGGTCAGTACCTGGACGTGATGACCGATCTTGACCAGTGCTTTGGAAAGTTCGAGTACATGTGTCTGAACTCCACCGATAGAGGGCGGGAATGTATTGCTGATCATTAAAATATTCATGGCAGCGTACAACAATTTAGCTGGCCGAGGAGGTATTGGCTACAGCGGAGATGACTGAGCGCGGCGGAACGGGGGTTCTGCCACGGGTTTGTGTGGCGCGCAGCGTCTAGCGGGCAGCATGTATTTCCACCAATCCCTAGTGGGGTTGTATGGCAGAATGCGTTTTTGTACCAGGGTCTCCCTCCTTGCGCAAGCGCTCAATCCACAGCGCGGTACCGCCCGCTACAGCGGCAGGCATCACGAAAATATTTAAAATCGGAACCATCTTGGCAAGCATGACGGTTCCGCCAAACGCGAGGCTGGTGAGTTTGCGGCGCCGCAGCACGCTTTTTAATTCATAGAAGGGGCGCTGGTGATTGTCCAGTGGGTAATCCACATATTGTATCGCCATGCACCATGCGCCCCAAAGCGCGGTGAGTACTGCGGGAAGAATGATGGTCCAACTGGTGACGGTGGCGATCAGGAAAATAACCAGACCCCAGGCAATAAAATATCCCAGCTTGCGCAATTCCCGCCCGAGTGTGCGCCAAACCATACTCAGCAGGGGTTCGGTCGGCGGCGCCTTGCCAGTCAGCAGCGCCTCCACTTTTTCCGCGAGCAGGCCGTTAAATGGAGCGGCGATGATATTTGTGATAATGCCAAACAGGTAGCCGTATACAAGCAGAAACAAGAACAGTACCAGCAGGGCAATGGTCCAGGCGAGCCAGCGAAACACACTGGCTGCCCAGGCGGCGCCCTTGGCCATGATTGTTTCCCACCAGGACATATTTTCGGTGTCAACCGGTGTGTGGGTGAGCAGGCTGCCAAGATAGTCGGTGAGGCCGCCGAGTTGCGAGATCATAATGGCGCTGATGACAATAAACAAAACAAGGTTGATCAGCAGTGGCACCAGAATAAAGGGTCGCAGCTCACGGCGGGTGATAAGGTGAGCACCGCGCAGCAAGGCGTCGATACCGTGTACAGGGTTGGAAGTCATACTGTTACCTCTTGCCAGCTGTCAGGAGCGGGCGCCGGCGGCTTTCAGGATTTCGCTGTAGCCGCCACCCAGACGGTGCTCATTGATGCGGGCCAACAGGGTTTTGCCATCCGGGCCCGGACAGTCCAGGTCCAGCCCCTGGGCTTGAAAAAGCTGTACAAAAGTGGCGAAGTTCTCTACCCGCATACTCCGATAAGCGCGCTCTAGAAGATGGTAATCCCGGTTAATGCCTTCAGGTGCCTCGCCAACCAGGAAACCGGCGATGCGTTTCTCATCAAAGAGTTCCCCTAGGACCTTTTGCTTGTCTTTTTTAAGGTTCAAAATCCAATCCTTATTTCATGCAATATGATATGCGGTAGTTCTGGCCAGCCAACCAGCAGGGTTTCTGCTATCGGCGCTCAAAGCAGGGCATCGAGCTTTTCCTTGAGAATCTTGTTGAGCATTTGCGGATTGGCCTGCCCACTGGAAGCTTTCATGATCCGACCAACAAAATAGCCCATCATTTTTGGCCGTTTGGCTTCGTCCGCCTTGCGGTAGTTTTCCACCTGCGTGCTGTTGGTTGCGATCACCTCATCCACCATTTTCTCGAGCGCACGGCTGTCGGATACCTGTGTGTAGCCATGTTTCTGGATGATCTCATCGGCCATGTCCGCGCTCTTTGTCATAGCTTCAAAGACTCGCTTTGCAATCTTGCTGGAAAGGGTATTGTCCTTGATACGCACAATGAGGCTGGCCAGTTGTTGTGGGGAAACCGGCGATTGGGAGATGGTGATCTCCTGGCGCTTCAGCAACGCGCTTATCTCTCCGGTAATCCAGTTGGCTGCCAGTTTGGGCGCATTGCAAGCCCTGCTGACGGTTTCGAAATAATCGGCAGTGGCGCGCTCCTGAGTGAGCAGGTTGGCATCGTAGGTGGAGAGTGAGTACTCGGACTGGAAGCGCGCGGCCTTGGCGTCAGGTAACTCGGGGAGCTGGACGCGGAGTTGTTCGATATAGTCGTCACTGAGTATAACCGGGAGTAAATCAGGGCAGGGGAAATAGCGGTAGTCATTGGCCACTTCCTTGCTGCGCAGTGAGCGTGTTTCATCTTTGTCGACGTCGTAGAGGCGGGTTTCCTGCACGATATTGCCACCGTCCTCCAGAATATCAATCTGGCGCTCAGCCTCCGCCCTGATGGCGCGTTCAACGAAACGGAAGGAGTTGATGTTTTTCAATTCCGTGCGTGTGCCCAACTCAGTTTCGCCTTTTGGCCGCAATGAGACGTTGGCGTCGCAACGCATGGAGCCCTGGGACATATCTCCGTCGGAAATGCCCAGATAGGTTACAACAGAGTGGATTTTTTTCAAAAAGGCAACCGCTTCGGTTGCACTGCGCATATCGGGTTCCGAGACGATTTCAATCAGAGGCGTGCCGGCGCGATTGAGATCGATACCAGTCATGCCGTGGAAGTCTTCGTGCAGAGATTTGCCGGCATCCTCCTCCAGATGGGCGTGGTGGAGACGCACGGTTTTGTTGCCGCCGTCTGCAAGATAGATTTCCACTTCACCGGCACCCACGATGGGCTGATTCAGCTGGGTGGTCTGGTAACCTTTGGGCAGATCCGGATAGAAATAGTTTTTGCGCTCAAAAACGGAGCGTTTGCCGATGCGTGCCTGCATGGCCAGGCCGAACATGACCGCGTAGCGGAAGGCCTCTTCATTGGGCACCGGCAGGGTACCCGGCATGGCCAGGTCGACGGCACAGGCCTGGGTATTGGGCTCTGAACCGAAGCGGGTGCTGGCACCGGAGAAGAGTTTCGACTTGGTGGATAGCTGGACGTGTACTTCCAGCCCGATCACAATTTCCCATTCCACGATGAAGACTCCTTTCCTTATACAGCGATAGCGCTGGCAGTGTGCCAGTTGGTGGCCTGCTGATAGCGGTGAGCGATATTGAGCATGCGCGCCTCATCCAGGTAGTTGCCTATGATTTGCAGGCCTACAGGCAAATTGTCAACCAATCCGCAGGGGATGGACATACCTGGCAGCCCCGCCAGGTTGGTGGCGATGGTGTAGATATCTTCCAGATACATAGCCACGGGGTCGGCACTTTTGGCACCCAGTTTAAAAGCCGGGGCGGGCGTAGTGGGTCCCATAATCACATCT comes from the Microbulbifer sp. MI-G genome and includes:
- a CDS encoding glycosyltransferase family 4 protein, which translates into the protein MISNTFPPSIGGVQTHVLELSKALVKIGHHVQVLTRKPDGNIPLRDHFDGVSVERLTLPNSHLLYDWLLRRRIRQTVRAHQIDIIHVHGMRPLNACRGLSIPVIFTNHTSSFIKRAQGGEKTRRKMLRQLEVASATLAVSEILIEKTKETGYQKPILFTGNGVDTSVFHPGESSLRTRLAIPESAYIIAIGCRLEPVKGVRFLAQAVAAIDDSRLHLVIAGEGSESAGIRDILKNKIKSGHAHFLGNVSHREMSDIYRGADASSLPSFMEGMSIAGLEAMASGLPLIASDVGGTPYIVQDGVTGILTRPGSSEGLTNAILRLLHNRELSRDMGSCGLKTVREQFTWEKIAQQTLTIYTRTLVA
- a CDS encoding PA4642 family protein, which translates into the protein MNLKKDKQKVLGELFDEKRIAGFLVGEAPEGINRDYHLLERAYRSMRVENFATFVQLFQAQGLDLDCPGPDGKTLLARINEHRLGGGYSEILKAAGARS
- a CDS encoding succinylglutamate desuccinylase/aspartoacylase family protein; its protein translation is MIPRLSPSRIQCLLGLSLLVTASQGLGGTDPAQHSIVPEVENLQPDITLPAPPVPSGDTPRPPDAGPDSSSQTPLPQAENLQLDQPIANMEPAHTAKQEAQEQPVQEITTAETLSPGPRETAKPLRLLGTEVPPATATRLAWSPSQHFEGVYSPTPVLVVNGARPGPVLCLTAAVHGDELNSIETVRRVLYDLNAEHLSGAVIGVPIVNLQGFHRASRYLTDRRDLNRHFPGDPHGSSASRIAHSFFHEVISHCNAVVDLHTGSFYRTNLPQLRGDLSNPKVVQMTKGFGATVVLHSTGAKGTLRRAAVEVGIPTVTLEAGAPMVLDEPSVSHSVKGIRTLLNQLGMVHKFRLWGDPEPVYYNSTWQRATTGGIIFSAVQLGEFIGRGDLLGTVTNPITNVRTEIRSEHNGRILGMALNQVVQPGFAAYHIGIQAPEEQISKPQKVVTEAPAAEQAGVVKPAHTFPTETVPESLNDED
- a CDS encoding HvfX family Cu-binding RiPP maturation protein — translated: MSGAMNSLGRWYACFLHFVRKIDWLGPLALRIYLAPIFIMAGLNKMGSIEDVAAWFGNPDWGLGLPAPMLMAWLAALVEFFGGIAILVGFGTRLVAIPLMFVMAIAALTAHWENGWSALPDKTLTAPWEWREDLIDDAVLRKERVVALLKEHGNYEWLVEAGNITILKNGIEFAATYFIMLLALLCSGAGRFFSIDYWLCRRYCGRDPS
- the rhlB gene encoding ATP-dependent RNA helicase RhlB, with protein sequence MIGKLFRRSTSTEDKNPPRGKERSRRSNEGPGSPGKAPEHKSGRSGEQLRQSGGKSSHSRGRQRSRRSQSERLATPWSLDAFQVPEQAGKVRFHDLNLPLELMRGIYDLGFQYCSPIQGRSLPHTLNGHDLVGKAQTGTGKTAAFLITVIDDLLRHPFDGERYAGEARALIIAPTRELVMQIADDARALCKYTGLEIHTLVGGMDYDKQQRNLNERLVDILVATPGRLLDFVGNRDCYLDQVEVLVIDEADRMLDMGFIPQVRRIVRQTPRKTHRQTMFFSATFTPEVDALVEQWTDDPVLVEIEPERVATDSVEQHVYLAASEEKYALLYNILQSGDVDSLIVFANRRDQCRRLHEHLLAHGISAGLLSGEVAQNKRVRTLNDFKSGKTKVLVATDVAGRGIHIDGISHVVNFTLPEEPEDYVHRIGRTGRAGKTGTSISFACEDDAMRLEPIEQLLGQKLKCEVPPEALLQKPPVVEVRHGGGDRGHRGGHGGRRGGGRGRPR
- the cysZ gene encoding sulfate transporter CysZ; this encodes MTSNPVHGIDALLRGAHLITRRELRPFILVPLLINLVLFIVISAIMISQLGGLTDYLGSLLTHTPVDTENMSWWETIMAKGAAWAASVFRWLAWTIALLVLFLFLLVYGYLFGIITNIIAAPFNGLLAEKVEALLTGKAPPTEPLLSMVWRTLGRELRKLGYFIAWGLVIFLIATVTSWTIILPAVLTALWGAWCMAIQYVDYPLDNHQRPFYELKSVLRRRKLTSLAFGGTVMLAKMVPILNIFVMPAAVAGGTALWIERLRKEGDPGTKTHSAIQPH
- a CDS encoding cation diffusion facilitator family transporter, translated to MHDHVHHRNGNGALRPLLIAFLLTLGFSFVELVGGWLSGSLALLSDAGHMLTDAFALALGAVAAALAKKPADRDLSFGWGRAEVLAAVINGVIMLLIVAGISFAAIDRLRNPQPVQGATVMLIAAIGLLVNVLAAWTLYRGERTINIRGALLHVMGDLLGSMAALVSGAVIYLSGWLPIDPLLSLLICLLILISCVRLLRDAVDVLMERVPRELSLPVVGETLAQVSGVRSVHDLHIWRLDSSTVSLSAHIVVDDLSAWSAVLERLRETLIKRFGIEHITLQPEPIDQVGPVIIDRVSTP
- a CDS encoding MATE family efflux transporter; translated protein: MLKLYRHAISTELSHLATLGGPLAVSNLAVVSMGVVDTIVAGRAGEVDLAGLALGASIWAVCAVTLIGLLAAVSPLVANLRGARDEKGCARQLHQGLWIAFVGGLLVVLALLAVPVWSQWIDTEAPVRQVLQSYILALTVGTLPFALGTALRGYCEGMGQVRPVMRIYLAAAILNIPLDMLFVFGAGPIPAMGGAGCGWATAALSCLIALALFWHACSDPAYRALKLKLTPSKPHWPTLLHLLAVGLPVCVGAASEVTFFASLTVLLAPYGAAILSAHQIGMNVGSIFYLVALALAQALSIRTAQLLGQGRPKRALFAGKVGIGTGVLYALGTGVLLISLRSVFVQIYTSSAEIVAVATNLLLLCAAFQLVDVAQAMTWGALRGYKDTRVPMFIQLFSYWLVGLSSAYWLGENLWGVYGYWTGVCIGLGTASILLAMRFWHTSRRAITMARRPSIAREASQLRGTS